In a genomic window of Vairimorpha necatrix chromosome 12, complete sequence:
- a CDS encoding putative SP-containing protein, which produces MRNYLLLILLQLKAISSSDESEHECEEEIVFTESDVSSLDELFLTLVGLDREIDNIIEELNKLLSINLKIRKKLTLNMGYNASYMAKYSTKNKTII; this is translated from the exons ATGagaaattatttgttattGATATTACTACAATTGAAAGCTATTAGTAGTTCGGATGAATCAGAACATGAATGTGAAGAAGAAATTGTATTTACAGAATCCGATGTTAGTTCTTTAgatgaattatttttaactcTTGTTGGCCTCGATAGAGAAattgataatataattGAAGAATTAAACAAACTgtt AAGCAttaatctaaaaattaggaaaaaattaacacTTAATATGGGATATAATGCTAGTTATATGGCTAAATATAGTacgaaaaataaaacaataatataa
- a CDS encoding DDE-TNP-IS1595 domain-containing protein, with the protein MTKRNFYNFRHPLFSSLAICKDYMIETGIINLIRRCGSCDHVVAKLTILLERGKERLVYRFQVDETVLCRRGTIRVPSRADDGIKDTAWILGLIEAVDRKKNCIVQVPDRKINFLTKIIGDKVLPGSVLISDGHSSYPGVAANLKLKHIIVNYSIGFTNEEGFHTNNIENFWSGMKSEMTKQHGVKRVNIKSWLEEFTFRKKFLNNVFKNGKIDVLIDFIKFIFFYFFFIFLGQQNGEAPLYIY; encoded by the exons ATGACAAAAAgaaacttttataattttagacATCCTTTGTTTTCCAGTCTTGCCATATGTAAAGACTACATGATAGAGACtggaattattaatttgattAGACGATGTGGTTCTTGTGATCATGTTGTTGCAAAGCTTACAATATTATTGGAAAGGGGAAAGGAAAGATTAGTTTATAGGT TTCAAGTTGATGAAACTGTACTTTGTAGAAGAGGAACTATTAGAGTTCCATCTAGAGCAGATGATGGAATTAAAGATACTGCATGGATTTTGGGGTTAATAGAAGCTGTagatagaaaaaaaaattgtatagTACAAGTTCCGGATcgaaagataaattttttaacaaagATAATAGGAGATAAAGTCTTACCGGGATCAGTTCTTATTTCGGATGGCCATTCTAGTTATCCCGGTGTAGCAGCGAATCTAAAACTCAAACAcattattgtaaattattcAATAGGATTTACTAATGAAGAAGGTTTTCATACTAATAATATTGAGAATTTTTGGTCTGGTATGAAATCTGAAATGACTAAACAGCACGGAGTAAAACGTGTGAATATCAAATCTTGGCTCGAAGAATTTacttttagaaaaaaatttttaaataacgTATTCAAGAATGGGAAAATTGATGTTttaattgattttataaaatttatttttttttattttttttttatttttttagggcAGCAAAACGGTGAAGCACCgctttatatatattag